A portion of the Saccharospirillaceae bacterium genome contains these proteins:
- a CDS encoding chalcone isomerase family protein, which translates to MMRFLMSLALVLSLSPLASAKEVAGVKVAETLSVDQQQLVLNGVGIRTKFFMDIYVASLYLPKTNRNAEEIIAADEPMAIRLQIVSSMINSKRMSDSTRDGFVRSTGGNVAPIEAEVEELITAFQDAVEEGDTFDLVYEPGSGVTVYRNGESKSNVKGLKFKQALFGIWLSEDPIQNRLKDNMLDS; encoded by the coding sequence ATGATGCGTTTTCTCATGAGCCTGGCTCTGGTTCTCAGTTTATCCCCCCTGGCATCCGCGAAAGAGGTTGCTGGTGTTAAAGTGGCCGAAACACTTTCTGTCGATCAACAGCAGCTGGTGCTGAACGGTGTTGGCATTCGTACCAAGTTCTTTATGGATATTTACGTGGCGTCATTGTATTTGCCAAAAACCAATCGAAATGCCGAGGAAATCATTGCTGCTGATGAACCAATGGCGATTCGTCTGCAGATCGTCTCAAGTATGATTAACTCCAAGCGTATGTCGGATTCCACCCGCGACGGTTTTGTTCGTTCGACTGGCGGTAACGTTGCGCCAATCGAAGCCGAAGTGGAAGAGCTGATCACCGCATTTCAGGACGCGGTAGAAGAGGGTGATACTTTTGATCTGGTGTATGAGCCAGGTTCCGGTGTCACTGTGTATCGTAACGGTGAGTCTAAATCCAACGTAAAAGGACTGAAATTCAAGCAGGCGCTGTTTGGAATCTGGTTGTCGGAAGACCCGATTCAGAATCGCTTGAAAGATAACATGCTCGACAGCTGA
- a CDS encoding response regulator, whose protein sequence is MNAAESLPDLLADRLPLLVVDDDESVIQVTRLVLSRFRFQGKSLEIIEARSANEARTLLKQRPDIAVILLDVVMETDDAGLRLVETIRNDLKNHTTRILLRTGQAGYAPEHEVIQNYDINDYLPKADVTQNRLFFSLTTALRGYRDILTAEYLGSRVAQADKASLAKTQFLAHMSHEIRTPLSGLLGTVQLLSDTNMSEEQRHLIKDLDYTTEALLGIINDVLDVSKIEVGKLELDISTFAVRKLIEKVSAIFSANMQRKNIRFYFDVAEASDLYVSGDSLRIQQILMNFLSNAYKFTPEGGEVSIRVSYTDGDRCLYFQVKDNGIGISTDRINQIFDAYEQESPATAGEFGGTGLGLSLCRSLAQLMSGEVGVESDEGCGSCFWLRLPLIAAADNRSGPDHSRTLVAANIVLCEDDVTSRKVITRLLEKRGVQVMAYENGQRMLDDNQFLVCDALILDCHMPVKDGFSAAREVRALGFQKPIIALTAGVSEGERQICFDSGMDLVLAKPIDANKLFDTLAQLLSDKANTAG, encoded by the coding sequence ATGAACGCAGCAGAGTCATTGCCAGATCTCCTAGCCGATCGATTGCCGCTGTTGGTGGTTGATGATGACGAATCGGTGATACAAGTGACTCGTCTGGTACTGTCACGATTCCGGTTTCAGGGAAAAAGCCTTGAAATCATCGAAGCCCGGAGTGCTAATGAGGCCAGGACTCTACTGAAGCAACGACCTGACATTGCCGTGATACTGCTGGATGTCGTGATGGAGACCGATGATGCAGGCTTGCGTCTGGTCGAAACCATTCGTAATGATCTGAAAAATCATACCACCCGAATCTTGCTGCGCACCGGTCAGGCAGGGTATGCACCTGAACACGAAGTGATCCAGAACTACGACATTAACGACTACTTGCCGAAAGCGGACGTTACGCAGAATCGTTTGTTCTTCTCCCTGACGACTGCATTGCGTGGCTATCGCGATATTCTGACGGCCGAGTATCTTGGCAGTCGGGTGGCTCAGGCGGATAAGGCATCCTTAGCCAAAACTCAGTTTCTGGCACATATGAGTCATGAAATCCGGACTCCGTTAAGCGGCTTGCTTGGAACGGTACAGCTGCTGTCAGATACCAACATGAGTGAAGAGCAGCGACATCTCATTAAAGATCTCGACTACACCACCGAAGCGTTATTGGGCATTATCAATGACGTTCTGGATGTGTCGAAAATCGAGGTTGGTAAACTGGAGCTGGACATTTCTACCTTTGCTGTCAGAAAACTGATCGAGAAGGTTAGCGCGATTTTTTCAGCCAATATGCAGCGGAAAAATATCCGGTTCTATTTTGATGTTGCAGAGGCTTCGGACTTGTATGTCTCGGGCGATAGCCTGCGTATTCAGCAAATCCTGATGAATTTTCTCAGTAATGCCTATAAGTTCACGCCAGAAGGAGGTGAGGTCTCTATTCGGGTGTCGTACACCGATGGTGATCGTTGCCTGTATTTTCAGGTAAAGGATAATGGCATTGGCATCAGCACCGACCGGATTAACCAGATATTTGATGCTTACGAGCAGGAAAGCCCGGCAACTGCGGGTGAGTTTGGTGGTACCGGGTTAGGGCTGAGTTTGTGTCGCAGCCTTGCCCAGTTAATGAGTGGTGAAGTCGGGGTCGAGAGTGACGAAGGGTGTGGCAGTTGTTTCTGGCTCCGTTTGCCTTTAATTGCCGCAGCAGACAATAGATCAGGGCCGGACCATAGTCGAACCTTAGTGGCAGCCAATATTGTATTGTGTGAAGACGATGTCACCAGTCGTAAAGTGATTACCCGTTTGCTGGAGAAACGCGGTGTGCAAGTAATGGCCTATGAAAATGGCCAGAGAATGCTGGACGATAATCAGTTTCTGGTTTGTGATGCGTTAATTCTGGACTGCCATATGCCGGTTAAAGATGGATTCAGTGCGGCTCGCGAAGTTCGTGCTCTGGGTTTTCAAAAACCGATTATTGCTTTAACGGCCGGAGTAAGTGAGGGAGAACGTCAGATCTGTTTTGATTCAGGCATGGACCTGGTTCTTGCAAAGCCTATCGATGCCAACAAGCTGTTCGATACACTGGCGCAGCTGCTGTCTGATAAAGCAAACACTGCGGGCTGA
- a CDS encoding DMP19 family protein: protein MNMEIQAALDVADETDSFLQITDVIYDKEADQGYESLSLAEKVVFCIDHLLREMENGGFVQFIHHDVGAKADDTLLALEAIKAKEAFGLLDKLVGFFDNRHVPIDEDERIEMFDHIESERADDIAELDDRFYDAGENLVELTLKFVAKNLKEFR from the coding sequence ATGAACATGGAGATTCAGGCGGCGCTGGATGTCGCTGATGAAACTGATTCATTTCTTCAGATTACTGATGTGATCTATGACAAAGAAGCGGATCAGGGATACGAATCGCTCAGCCTTGCTGAAAAAGTAGTGTTTTGTATCGACCATTTGCTTCGCGAAATGGAAAACGGGGGTTTTGTGCAGTTCATCCACCACGATGTTGGTGCCAAAGCCGATGACACGTTGCTGGCGTTGGAAGCCATTAAGGCCAAAGAGGCCTTCGGCTTACTCGATAAATTAGTCGGTTTCTTTGACAATCGTCATGTACCTATTGATGAAGACGAACGCATCGAGATGTTCGATCATATCGAAAGCGAGCGCGCTGACGATATCGCTGAACTCGATGATCGCTTTTATGATGCCGGTGAAAATCTGGTCGAGCTGACGCTAAAGTTTGTCGCGAAAAATCTGAAAGAATTCCGCTGA
- the xni gene encoding flap endonuclease Xni, with the protein MRLLIVDAMNLIRRIYAAAPPGELQIEATQSRCLSAIARNAEQFHASHVAMVFEQKCQTWRHQLYPDYKLNRPPMPEALHHQLEQLTQYFQKNGLRCIDMAGWEADDVIATLANKAAFAGLEVMILSTDKGFCQLVNSRIQVRNHFDRFTYDEQMVEQKFALQPRQLVDYWALTGDSTNHLPGVTGIGPKTAGHLLDQFGSLDHLLACLDQLDTKQQTRLEQHWRDAILTRILASLRLDVPLGINLSDLRW; encoded by the coding sequence GTGCGTTTATTAATTGTTGATGCGATGAATCTGATTCGTCGGATCTACGCTGCTGCTCCTCCGGGCGAGTTACAGATTGAAGCAACCCAAAGCCGTTGTTTGAGTGCCATTGCACGTAATGCAGAACAGTTTCACGCCAGTCACGTAGCGATGGTGTTTGAACAAAAATGCCAGACCTGGCGTCATCAACTGTATCCAGACTATAAACTGAACCGTCCACCAATGCCGGAGGCGTTGCACCATCAGCTGGAACAGCTGACTCAGTATTTTCAAAAAAATGGCCTGAGATGCATCGATATGGCGGGTTGGGAAGCGGACGATGTCATTGCAACTCTGGCCAACAAAGCAGCCTTTGCCGGATTGGAAGTGATGATCTTATCGACCGATAAGGGATTCTGTCAGTTGGTTAATAGCCGTATCCAGGTTCGCAACCATTTTGATCGTTTTACTTACGATGAGCAGATGGTCGAGCAGAAATTCGCCCTTCAGCCACGGCAACTCGTGGATTATTGGGCATTAACCGGAGACAGTACTAATCACCTGCCGGGTGTTACCGGCATTGGTCCGAAAACAGCGGGCCATCTGTTGGATCAGTTTGGGTCACTTGATCACTTGTTGGCCTGCCTTGATCAGTTGGATACCAAACAACAGACGCGACTCGAGCAGCACTGGCGGGATGCTATTCTCACCCGCATCCTGGCGAGTCTTCGGCTCGATGTACCTTTGGGGATTAATCTCAGTGATCTGCGCTGGTGA
- a CDS encoding DUF4281 domain-containing protein — MTVYSRIFSLANRITLVAWLALLVSLFVGSYRDQIHQVLFTLVIFGLSVLYFYLIFLGKRHELEGEQPKGHFKTLSGMMSLFKAPRAALAGWIHYLAFDLLVGILISQHALEHGINIWILIPILAFTLMFAPAGLMFYFLVFFIDQGHWLLQL; from the coding sequence ATGACGGTTTATTCCCGAATATTCTCCCTCGCCAATCGGATTACTCTGGTCGCCTGGCTTGCTTTACTGGTAAGTCTGTTCGTCGGTAGTTATCGCGACCAGATCCATCAGGTGTTATTTACTTTGGTGATTTTTGGCTTATCTGTATTGTATTTTTATCTGATATTTTTAGGTAAGCGGCATGAACTTGAGGGTGAGCAACCGAAAGGGCACTTTAAAACCCTATCAGGGATGATGTCGTTATTCAAAGCACCAAGAGCCGCACTGGCAGGCTGGATTCACTATCTGGCGTTTGATTTATTGGTCGGTATTTTAATCAGCCAACACGCATTGGAGCACGGCATTAACATCTGGATTTTAATTCCGATTCTGGCATTTACCCTGATGTTTGCCCCAGCAGGCCTGATGTTTTATTTCCTGGTATTCTTTATCGATCAGGGACACTGGTTATTACAGTTGTAG
- a CDS encoding diacylglycerol kinase family protein, which produces MHWIKNRLNSFGCAFNGLWTLFRTETHAQIHLLAVVVVGIAGFLTGLGRWEWLVVILTITLVLALEGMNTALEALADAIHPEHHPLIGKAKDVAAGAVLLSAIGALVVAVVVFLPHWM; this is translated from the coding sequence ATGCACTGGATAAAAAACCGCCTTAACAGCTTTGGCTGTGCTTTCAACGGTCTATGGACTCTGTTCCGCACCGAAACTCACGCGCAGATTCACTTGCTGGCTGTCGTTGTGGTGGGCATCGCCGGGTTCCTCACTGGGCTGGGTCGCTGGGAATGGCTGGTTGTTATCCTGACAATCACGTTGGTTTTGGCACTGGAGGGTATGAATACCGCTTTAGAAGCACTGGCAGATGCAATACATCCGGAACATCATCCTCTTATAGGTAAAGCCAAAGATGTGGCTGCCGGAGCCGTGTTGCTGTCTGCAATCGGAGCTTTGGTTGTTGCTGTTGTGGTGTTTTTACCCCACTGGATGTAA
- a CDS encoding alpha/beta hydrolase, whose protein sequence is MTFIRDSLKPWSFPVKSGHHIQRLTGYERPGQCGDMPQLHFLHGNGFCATTLAAVAEQMPTGTQLWLTDLPGHGGSEQPKHRMPDWQAMAAAVADALRQNNPAGKPVVGIGHSMGGVMTLLAAARDPKLFSRIILLDPVLFSPEIVLAQQISRTTGIWKRSALVRSVTNRRQSWPDQEAMFNELKEKGLYRNWREDVLKAFVEDGSQCRDGECTLSCNPRWEGAIFGSYPRGLWHAVRQIKIPVDILVANDSYGFIQRSARRAARVNSNIRWQMFGNSHCFPMEQPQQTAEKILELLKLD, encoded by the coding sequence ATGACGTTTATTCGTGACTCCCTGAAACCATGGTCTTTCCCGGTAAAAAGCGGTCATCATATTCAGCGTTTAACGGGATATGAGCGGCCCGGTCAGTGCGGTGATATGCCGCAACTTCATTTTCTGCATGGCAATGGATTTTGTGCCACTACTCTGGCTGCGGTTGCTGAGCAGATGCCAACAGGAACTCAGCTTTGGTTAACAGATTTGCCCGGACATGGAGGGTCCGAACAGCCCAAACATCGTATGCCAGACTGGCAGGCAATGGCCGCCGCAGTCGCGGATGCGTTACGTCAAAATAATCCGGCCGGAAAGCCGGTAGTGGGCATTGGCCACTCCATGGGAGGCGTGATGACATTGTTGGCAGCGGCCCGCGATCCAAAATTATTCAGTCGGATCATTCTTCTCGATCCGGTGCTGTTTTCACCAGAAATTGTATTAGCGCAGCAGATATCACGCACAACTGGTATCTGGAAGCGCAGTGCATTGGTGCGCTCGGTAACCAATCGTCGGCAATCCTGGCCTGATCAGGAAGCCATGTTTAATGAGTTAAAAGAAAAGGGCCTTTATCGTAACTGGCGAGAAGATGTTCTGAAGGCATTTGTTGAAGACGGTAGTCAGTGTCGCGATGGTGAGTGTACCCTGAGCTGCAATCCGCGTTGGGAAGGCGCTATTTTCGGGTCTTATCCACGAGGTCTCTGGCACGCCGTTCGCCAGATTAAAATACCGGTTGATATTCTGGTTGCAAATGACAGTTACGGGTTTATTCAGCGGTCTGCGCGCCGCGCAGCGCGGGTAAACAGTAATATCCGTTGGCAGATGTTTGGTAACAGCCATTGTTTCCCGATGGAGCAACCGCAGCAAACTGCCGAAAAAATACTGGAACTGTTGAAGCTTGATTGA
- a CDS encoding tRNA-(ms[2]io[6]A)-hydroxylase, giving the protein MSIEAVLAEINDFLGCETPHSWVERALQEQEILLIDHANCEKKAASTAMNLLYKHIEREDLLKKMSQLAREELLHFEQVVNIMKERGIQYRHVSSSRYASGMRDAVRKGGTEELIDVLIVGAFIEARSCERFAKLAPFLDAKLEKFYRSLLRSEGRHYQDYLALAAQYSSEPIDERVQMFRELERGLIETPDEEFRFHSGIPTAA; this is encoded by the coding sequence ATGAGCATCGAAGCAGTTCTTGCCGAAATTAATGATTTTCTTGGTTGCGAAACCCCGCACAGCTGGGTGGAGCGTGCGCTGCAGGAACAGGAAATACTGCTGATTGATCATGCGAACTGTGAAAAGAAGGCCGCGAGCACAGCAATGAATCTGCTTTACAAGCATATTGAGCGTGAAGATCTGCTGAAGAAAATGAGCCAGCTGGCGCGCGAAGAGCTGCTGCATTTTGAGCAGGTAGTCAACATTATGAAGGAGCGTGGCATCCAGTACCGCCACGTTTCATCGTCCCGATACGCTTCTGGTATGCGTGATGCTGTGCGCAAAGGTGGTACTGAGGAACTCATCGATGTACTGATTGTGGGTGCTTTTATTGAAGCCCGCTCGTGTGAACGATTCGCCAAGCTGGCACCGTTTCTGGATGCCAAGCTGGAGAAGTTTTATCGTTCATTGCTACGCTCGGAAGGTCGTCATTATCAGGACTATCTTGCACTGGCCGCTCAGTATTCCAGTGAACCGATTGATGAACGAGTTCAAATGTTCCGGGAACTGGAACGAGGCTTAATCGAAACCCCTGATGAAGAGTTTCGCTTTCACAGTGGTATTCCCACGGCAGCCTGA